AACTTCACCGTCTTCATCGCGCCGCCCTCGATCTCCACCTCGCGGTAGGATCCGGCGCTTTCGCCCTTGCCGATAAATTCCACGTTGGACGCGCCGACATAATCGACATCGCCGCCAGCCTTGAGGATTTCCAGCGCCTTGGCGAGATCGCCCGGGAAGATCTTCTCGCCCGGAGCATTCACGACGTCCATGATCTTGCCCTTGTAGTCTGCCGGCTTTGCCGAATTCGCGGCCTGCATCGCAAGCAGCATGATCGCCGCCGCGTCATAGGTCTCCGGGACGAAGGTGGCCGTGCCGTTGATGCCAGCCGCCTTCGTCATTTCCAGAAGCTTCGCCGCGCCGGGGCTGTCGGACCCCGGCAGGTCGCCAAACGCGCCATCGATCTGCGAGCCGAACTTCTTGATCAGGCTTTCGCCCCACATGCCGTTCGGAAACACGAACTTCGAGAACGCGCCCGTGTCGAGAACCGTCTGGACGACGCCGGCTCCGCCCTGGTCTGCATAGCCGGCCACGACGATGGCATCACCACCGGCCGAAGCCAGGGCGCCGACTTCCGCCGAGTAGTCGCTCTTGCCGTCCTCGTGCGGGGCGCTCAGCGTGATCTTGCCGCCGAGCTTTTCGAACGCCGACTGGATGGAGGCGGCGATGCCCTTGCCGTAGTCGTTGTTGGTATAGCTGATCGCCGCGGACTTCACGCCACGCTCGGTCATGATCTGGGCGAGGATCTCTCCTTCGCGGGCATCCGACGGAGCCGTGCGGAAGAACAGTCCCTTGCTGTCGATGGTGGACAGGCCAGGCGACGTGGCCGAAGGCGAGATGAGAACCATGCCGTTCGGGATGGCGACATTGGTCAGGACCGCGCTCGTCGCGCCCGAGCAGGTCGGGCCAATGATGCCGGCCACCTTGTCGGACGTCACGAGCCGTTCAGCGGCCGCGGTGGCGGCGCCTGCATCGATGCAGGTCTCGTCGCCGCGGACCGGAACCACCTTGGCGCCGCCCAGGAACAGTCCGGAATCGCTGACCTCCTTCATTGCCAGCTCAGCGGCCTGGGCCATCGGCGGCGTGAGGCTTTCGATCGGACCGGTGAAGCCCATTTCGATACCCACCTTGACGTCTTCGGCGCTGGCAGCGGCCGAAAGCGCGAGGCATGCCGCGGACGCGATCAGAAACTTTTTCATACTGGCTCCCATAACTTCCCTCTCAGTATTTGCAGGATGGCAAGGACGACCGTCCGGTGCATCCAGTTCTGGCTTGCACTACTCTATGTCGACGCCATTTGGGATGGCAAAACACCAGTTCCCGAAAACGGTCGTCAGTTTTTGTGATTTCGGTCCTTTGCTTTCATTCGTGGATCGTCGCCTCAGCTCAAAAGCGTCTTCGTCAGCGGGTGATCGGCGCTCGCCAGCCCGTCGACGATGCTGAAGTGATGACGATCCGGCTCGACTACTTCCGCAGTCGTCGCGCCCAGTCCGGTCCACATGTTGGCAAGCAGGGCAGATTGGCGAAGAAATTCCTGGCGCTCCCCGCCGCCGACCCAGCAGGTGATCCGCGCATCGGCCATCGGCCGCAGCAGCGCCGGACTTTCGGCCAATGCTTCCGCCTCGTCGATCCGCAGCTTCGCGTTCATCCCTGTTCTCATGAGCGGGCGCAGATCGTGCAGGCCCGAAATGGAAACGACGTTGCGAATGCGGACGCGAACCGCGTCCGCAAGAGGCGACGGTGATGAAATCATGCGGCTGGCGAGATGCCCTCCGGCCGAATGGCCAGTCAGCGCGATCGGACCCTCGACCAATTCCGCCGCCTTGCCGATGGCCGACGCGACCTCGCCCACGATGTCGGTAATTCGTGCCTCCGGGCACAGCGTATAGGTCGGCATGGCCACGGCATAGCCGGCGTCCACCGACCCGGCGGCGAGATGCGACCAGGCGCGCTGGTCGAACGCCATCCAGTAGCCCCCGTGAATGAACACCACGAGCCCCGTCGGCCGACCTTCCGGCAGGAAGAGATCGAGGCGATGCCGGGCACCACTGCCATAGGCAATGTCCAATCTAGAGCGCCCCTGTGCGGCAAGGCGGTCGCGGAACGATTGCGCAGCCTCGAACCACGCCGCGGGCCACCGCTCGCTTCCGGCAATATTGGCCGAGTTGGCGTAGGCGTTGTCCCAATCCTGGATACGGTATTCGAGCAAGGGGCCCTCCCTTTCGGCAACGTGCAATAGCAATGGCCGGACATCCCCGGCCACGTCAACAGAACTCTCAAAAAAACTTTATGCTTGAAATAAATTCGGCCCCATGAGAGCCTTCGTGGTGAGTGGAACAACTGGCGCGGACACAACGCGTGCGAAAGAGCCGAACCTCGATCGAGGTAGAACGGCCACGCATCAAGCGACGCTGCCGTTCGCGCGGCCGTGGGCTCATGGAGAACAAATGCTCGGGCAATCTGCACACATCGACACGTTCGCTCGGGACAATCTCCCGCCCCAGGACCAATGGCCGGATTTCCTGCTCGACGGCTTCGACTATCCCGAACAGATGAACGCCGCGGTCGAGTTGACCGACCGGATGGTCGAAAAGGGTTTCGGCGACCGGACGGCGCTGATCGGCAACGGACGGCGGCGCACCTACAAGGAGCTTTCCGACTGGACCAGCCGCATCGCGCATACGCTCGTAGAGGACTACGGCGTGAAACCCGGCAACCGGGTGCTGATACGTTCGGCCAACAATCCGGCGATGGTCGCCTGCTGGCTCGCGGCTACCAAGGCCGGCGCGGTGGTGGTCAACACCATGCCCCTGCTCCGCGCAGGAGAATTGGCCCAGATCGTCGACAAGGCCGAAATCTCCCTGGCGCTGTGCGACACCCGTCTGATGGACGAGATGCTCGCCTGCGCGAAGGACAGTGCCTTCCTGAAACGCGTGGTCGGGTTCGATGGCACCGCCAACCACGATGCGGAGCTCGACCGCGCGGCTCTCGACAAGCCGGTACGGTTCGATCCCGTGGACACAGGGCGCGATGACGTGGCGCTCCTCGGCTTTACCTCCGGCACGACGGGGATACCCAAGGCCACGATGCATTTCCACCGCGACCTGCTCATCATCGCGGACGCCTATGCGAAGGAAGTGCTCAAGGTCACACCCGAGGACATCTTCGTCGGCTCACCGCCGCTCGCCTTCACCTTCGGCCTGGGCGGCCTCGCGATCTTTCCGCTTCGCTTCGGGGCGGCGGCGACATTGCTCGAGCAGGCGACGCCGCCGAACATGATCTCGATCATCGAGAACTACCGTGCCACCATCTCCTTCACTGCGCCGACGGCCTACAAGGCGATGCTGAAGGCGATGGACGGCGGAGCGGATCTGTCATCGCTGCGCATCGCCGTGTCGGCCGGCGAAACCTTGCCCGGGCCGGTCTTCGAGGAGTGGACACGCAAGACAGGCAAGCCGATCCTCGACGGGATCGGCGCGACGGAAATGCTGCACATCTTCATTTCCAACCATCTCGACGACTGCAAGCCCGCATGCACCGGCAAGCCGGTCGGCGGCTACGAGGCGATCATCGTGGACGAGAACATGAATGAAGCGCCGCGGGGCACGGTCGGAAGGCTGGCGGTGCGAGGGCCAACCGGTTGCCGCTACATGGCGGACGAACGCCAGCGCGACTACGTGCGCAACGGCTGGAATCTCACCGGCGACAGCTTCTTTCAGGACGAGGACGGCTTCTTCCATTTCGCCGCGCGATCGGACGACATGATCGTCAGCGCCGGCTACAACATCGCCGGACCGGAAGTCGAGGCGGCGCTGCTGTCGCACCCGGATGTCGCCGAATGTGCGGTCATCGGCGTGCCGGATCCGGAGCGCGGCCAGATCGTGGAAGCGCATGTCGTACCGGCCGAAGGCGTGGAACGCGACGCTCGGACGATCAAGCGGCTGCAGGATCACATCAAGGCGACGATCGCTCCCTACAAATATCCCCGCTCCATCAAATTTACCGATTCTCTTCCGAAAACGCAGACCGGAAAGATCCAGCGTTTCCGCCTTGCCGCGGAAGTCTGAGCGCCGAGGCCGGCGAGCCTGTTCATGATCGCCGGCCGGCACTACAAGGCTGCGATGCGCATCGCAGCCAACCTTGGCAGGAGTGAACTTTCATCGTGAGCCGTGACAGCACGATCAAGACAATCTCGCCTGACTGGGTGGACGGCGAGACAAAGGTGCTGGAAGCGCCCGCCGACCACGGCCGGGAACTGCGCCTGTGGCTCAGGCTGCTGACCTGCTCGACGCTGGTCGAGACCGAGATCCGCCGCCGTCTGCGCGAGCAGTTCGACTGCACGCTGCCGCGTTTCGATCTCATGGCACAGCTCGAACGCGCCAGGGCCGGCATGGTGCTCGGCGAACTTTCCAAGCGCATGATGGTGTCGCCCGGCAACATGACCGCCCTGGTCGAGCGGCTTGCCGAAAGCGGCCATGTCAGCCGCACTGTCTCGCCGACCGACAGACGTGTCCAGATCATCGCGCTGACCCCTTTCGGCCGCGCCGAGTTCAAGAAGATGGCGGCCGCGCACGGCGATTGGATCGCCGAACTTTTTGGCGATCTGGCCGCACGGGACAGCGAAACGCTGTTCGACAAACTCGGCAAGCTCAAGAGCTCCGTCGTCACGGCGCTGGGGCGGAGCTGAGCCGCATCCCGGGCTGTCAGCCGTAGTCGATCCTGCCAATCGTTCGAACGTTCAAGTATCGCGAGCCGATGGCCAATTATTTTAAGCTTGAAGTTTTTTTCGGCCTGATCCATGGTCCGGTATGACCAGGCTGGGCTTCGGTCCGGTGATGAAGCGGCGGAGGACGGCATGCGCATTGTTTGCATCGGCGGCGGACCGGCCGGGCTCTATTTCGCACTGCTGATGAAGAAGCAGCACCCTGCACACCAGGTCACCGTGGTCGAGCGCAACCGTCCCTTCGATACCTTCGGCTGGGGTGTCGTGTTTTCCGACGCGACCATGCAGTCGATGCGGCAATGGGATCCGCAGACGGCGCAGGCCATCGAAATCGCCTTCAACCATTGGGACGACATCGAGCTGGTGTTCAAGGGGCGCAGGATCCGCACCACCGGCCATGGCTTTGTCGGCATCGGCCGCAAGAAGATGCTGAACATCCTGCAGGAACGCTGCATCGAGCTTGGTGTCGAACTGGTCTTCGAACGCGACGTGCAAAGCGACGAGGAATTCGCGGATGCTGACCTCGTCATTTCGTCCGACGGTGTCAATTCGCGCATCCGGGCAAAGTATGCCGAGGTCTTCAAGCCGGACATGCTGATGCGGCCGAACCGCTATATCTGGCTCGGCACGGACAAGCGCTTCGACGCCTTCACCTTCGATTTCCGCCGCACCGAGCATGGCTGGTTCCAAGCTCACATCTACCGCTTCGACGACACGACCTCGACGTTCATCGTCGAGACCACCGACGAGGTGTTCAAGGCGCACGGCATCGACAAGATGGATCAGGACCAGTCCGTCGCATTCTGCGAGAACCTGTTCGCCGAAACGCTCGACGGCCACCGCCTGATGACGAATGCGCAGCATCTGCGCGGCTCGGCCTGGCTGAACTTCGGGCGCCTGATCTGCGAGAAGTGGAGCCACTTCAACGGCAACAGTCACGTCGTCCTGATGGGCGACAGCGCCCATACCGCCCATTTCGCGATCGGTTCCGGCACCAAGCTCGCCATTGACGACGCGATCGAGCTGACGCGGCAGTTTGATCTCATCGGCCACGACAAGGCCAGCATTCCGGCCGTGCTGGCGGCCTATGAAGAGATCCGGCGCGTCGACGTCGCGCGCATCCAGAACGCGGCGCGGAACGCGATGGAGTGGTTCGAGGTCGTTGGCACACGCTACGCCGACACGCTCGAGCCCGAACAGTTCATGTATTCCATGCTGACGCGTTCCCAGCGCATCAGCCATGAAAACCTGCGCCTCCGCGACAGGGACTGGCTCGAAGGATACGAGCGCTGGTTCGCGGCGCGCGCCGGCGTCGACCCGGCCCCGAACGGCGCCGTGCCTTCGCCCATGTTCACGCCGTTCCGGATCAGGGGCCTGACGTTGAAGAACCGCATCGTCGTCTCGCCGATGGCGATGTATTCGGCGACGGACGGCGTGCCCGATGATTTTCACCTGGTTCATCTCGGCTCCCGGGCCATGGGCGGCGCGGCACTCGTCTTTCCCGAAATGACCTGCGTGTCGCCCGACGCCCGCATCACACCCGGCTGCCTGGGTCTTTGGAACGATGCCCAGTCTGCCGCCTTCAGGCGTCTGGTGGATTTCATCCATACACAGACGCCGGCCAAGATCGGCCTCCAGCTCGGCCATGCCGGCCGCAAGGGCGCCACCAAGGTCGCCTGGGAAGGCATCGACCAGCCGCTGGAGCATGGCGGCTGGCCACTGATCTCCGCATCCGCACTGCCCTATCTGAAGACGTCCGTCGTTCCGCGCGCCATGACGCGCGACGACATGGACCGGGTGCTGGCCGATTTCATCGCTGCGACGGAACGTGCGCGCGACATCGGCTTTGACATGCTCGAACTACACGCGGCGCATGGATATCTTCTGTCCAGCTTCCTTTCGCCGCTCACCAATCTGCGCGACGACGAATATGGCGGCAGCCACGAGAACCGCGCCCGGTTTCCGCTGGAAGTGTTCCGCGCCGTTCGCGCTGTCTGGCCGCAGGACCGGCC
The Mesorhizobium australicum genome window above contains:
- a CDS encoding bifunctional salicylyl-CoA 5-hydroxylase/oxidoreductase; amino-acid sequence: MRIVCIGGGPAGLYFALLMKKQHPAHQVTVVERNRPFDTFGWGVVFSDATMQSMRQWDPQTAQAIEIAFNHWDDIELVFKGRRIRTTGHGFVGIGRKKMLNILQERCIELGVELVFERDVQSDEEFADADLVISSDGVNSRIRAKYAEVFKPDMLMRPNRYIWLGTDKRFDAFTFDFRRTEHGWFQAHIYRFDDTTSTFIVETTDEVFKAHGIDKMDQDQSVAFCENLFAETLDGHRLMTNAQHLRGSAWLNFGRLICEKWSHFNGNSHVVLMGDSAHTAHFAIGSGTKLAIDDAIELTRQFDLIGHDKASIPAVLAAYEEIRRVDVARIQNAARNAMEWFEVVGTRYADTLEPEQFMYSMLTRSQRISHENLRLRDRDWLEGYERWFAARAGVDPAPNGAVPSPMFTPFRIRGLTLKNRIVVSPMAMYSATDGVPDDFHLVHLGSRAMGGAALVFPEMTCVSPDARITPGCLGLWNDAQSAAFRRLVDFIHTQTPAKIGLQLGHAGRKGATKVAWEGIDQPLEHGGWPLISASALPYLKTSVVPRAMTRDDMDRVLADFIAATERARDIGFDMLELHAAHGYLLSSFLSPLTNLRDDEYGGSHENRARFPLEVFRAVRAVWPQDRPMSVRLSAHDWYEGGNTPEDAAIFAQMFKDAGADMIDCSSGQVVKEERPVYGRLFQTPFSDKIRNEIQVPTIAVGAISEADHANSIIAAGRADLCAVARPHLADPFFVMHEAARIGYAEQPWPKQYHSARAQYVNNLARAAAPAIVSKP
- a CDS encoding MarR family winged helix-turn-helix transcriptional regulator — translated: MSRDSTIKTISPDWVDGETKVLEAPADHGRELRLWLRLLTCSTLVETEIRRRLREQFDCTLPRFDLMAQLERARAGMVLGELSKRMMVSPGNMTALVERLAESGHVSRTVSPTDRRVQIIALTPFGRAEFKKMAAAHGDWIAELFGDLAARDSETLFDKLGKLKSSVVTALGRS
- a CDS encoding alpha/beta hydrolase, producing MAGDVRPLLLHVAEREGPLLEYRIQDWDNAYANSANIAGSERWPAAWFEAAQSFRDRLAAQGRSRLDIAYGSGARHRLDLFLPEGRPTGLVVFIHGGYWMAFDQRAWSHLAAGSVDAGYAVAMPTYTLCPEARITDIVGEVASAIGKAAELVEGPIALTGHSAGGHLASRMISSPSPLADAVRVRIRNVVSISGLHDLRPLMRTGMNAKLRIDEAEALAESPALLRPMADARITCWVGGGERQEFLRQSALLANMWTGLGATTAEVVEPDRHHFSIVDGLASADHPLTKTLLS
- a CDS encoding AMP-binding protein, which translates into the protein MLGQSAHIDTFARDNLPPQDQWPDFLLDGFDYPEQMNAAVELTDRMVEKGFGDRTALIGNGRRRTYKELSDWTSRIAHTLVEDYGVKPGNRVLIRSANNPAMVACWLAATKAGAVVVNTMPLLRAGELAQIVDKAEISLALCDTRLMDEMLACAKDSAFLKRVVGFDGTANHDAELDRAALDKPVRFDPVDTGRDDVALLGFTSGTTGIPKATMHFHRDLLIIADAYAKEVLKVTPEDIFVGSPPLAFTFGLGGLAIFPLRFGAAATLLEQATPPNMISIIENYRATISFTAPTAYKAMLKAMDGGADLSSLRIAVSAGETLPGPVFEEWTRKTGKPILDGIGATEMLHIFISNHLDDCKPACTGKPVGGYEAIIVDENMNEAPRGTVGRLAVRGPTGCRYMADERQRDYVRNGWNLTGDSFFQDEDGFFHFAARSDDMIVSAGYNIAGPEVEAALLSHPDVAECAVIGVPDPERGQIVEAHVVPAEGVERDARTIKRLQDHIKATIAPYKYPRSIKFTDSLPKTQTGKIQRFRLAAEV
- a CDS encoding ABC transporter substrate-binding protein, which translates into the protein MKKFLIASAACLALSAAASAEDVKVGIEMGFTGPIESLTPPMAQAAELAMKEVSDSGLFLGGAKVVPVRGDETCIDAGAATAAAERLVTSDKVAGIIGPTCSGATSAVLTNVAIPNGMVLISPSATSPGLSTIDSKGLFFRTAPSDAREGEILAQIMTERGVKSAAISYTNNDYGKGIAASIQSAFEKLGGKITLSAPHEDGKSDYSAEVGALASAGGDAIVVAGYADQGGAGVVQTVLDTGAFSKFVFPNGMWGESLIKKFGSQIDGAFGDLPGSDSPGAAKLLEMTKAAGINGTATFVPETYDAAAIMLLAMQAANSAKPADYKGKIMDVVNAPGEKIFPGDLAKALEILKAGGDVDYVGASNVEFIGKGESAGSYREVEIEGGAMKTVKFH